A region from the Manihot esculenta cultivar AM560-2 chromosome 13, M.esculenta_v8, whole genome shotgun sequence genome encodes:
- the LOC110629281 gene encoding WD40 repeat-containing protein HOS15 isoform X1 has protein sequence MTSITSVELNYLVFRYLQESGFTHSAFALGYEAGINKCTIDGNMVPPGALITFVQKGIQYLEMEANSTCQSDADVDEDFSFLQPLDLITKDVYELRQMIKDKKKNLHKDRDKEKHKDKEFEREHERESARVREKDRHEREKESEKDRERVEKEKERDKQHENNADREMVPDQADKNNVNHEENGNSAAPEPMEVCTTSTSQACEIPSSDVMILEGHTSEVCACAWSPTGSLLASGSGDSTARIWTIAEGTSRSSVQNSPLNVLVLKHVKGRTNEKSKDVTTLDWNGEGTVLATGSYDGQARIWNTNGELKTTLSKHKGPIFSLKWNKKGDFLLTGSCDKTAIVWDVKTEEWRQQFEFHSGPILDVDWRNNLSFATSSTDNMIYVCKVGDTRPVKTFAGHQGEVNCVKWDPTGSLLASCSDDISAKIWSMKQDKHVHDLREHSKEIYTIRWSPTGPGTNNPNQQLVLASASFDSTVKLWDVELGKRICSLNGHRDPVYSLAFSPNGEYLASGSLDRCINIWSLKEVKIVKTYTGNGGIFEVCWNKEGDKIAACFANNTVCVLDLRM, from the exons ATGACCTCTATAACTTCCGTCGAATTGAATTACCTCGTTTTTCGCTACCTTCAAGAGTCAG GTTTTACACATTCAGCTTTTGCTTTAGGGTATGAGGCAGGTATTAACAAATGTACCATAGATGGAAATATGGTTCCACCTGGTGCTCTTATTACATTTGTACAAAAGGGAATTCAGTACTTGGAGATGGAAGCAAATTCGA CTTGCCAGAGTGATGCAGATGTGGATGAAGATTTCTCATTTTTGCAGCCTTTGGATCTCATTACAAAAGATGTATATGAATTACGCCAAATGATAaaagataagaaaaaaaatctgcACAAGGATAGAGATAAAGAAAAACACAAAGATAAAGAATTTGAAAGGGAACATGAAAGAGAAAGTGCAAGAGTAAGAGAGAAAGATAGGCATGAAAGGGAGAAGGAAAGTGAAAAGGACAGGGAGAGggtagaaaaggaaaaagagagaGATAAGCAACATGAGAATAATGCTGATAGGGAAATGGTTCCTGATCAAGCAGACAAGAACAATGTCAATCATGAAGAAAATGGAAATTCTGCAG CACCAGAACCAATGGAAGTCTGTACTACATCGACATCCCAGGCATGCGAGATTCCTAGTTCTGATGTGATGATTCTGGAGGGACATACATCAGAG GTTTGTGCTTGTGCTTGGAGCCCAACAGGATCACTTCTTGCATCTGG TTCTGGAGATTCCACAGCACGTATTTGGACAATAGCAGAGGGGACGTCTAGATCTAGTGTGCAGAATAGTCCTCTAAATGTGCTGGTATTGAAGCATGTCAAGGGTAGAACAAATGAGAAGAGCAAAGATGTTACAACATTAGATTGGAAT GGTGAGGGGACCGTACTGGCAACAGGTTCATATGATGGGCAAGCTAGAATCTGGAACACGAATG GGGAACTAAAAACTACATTGAGTAAACACAAAGGTCCTATATTTTCTCTGAAGTGGAACAAAAAAGGGGATTTTCTTCTCACTGGTAGCTGTGACAAAACTGCGATAGTATGGGATGTGAAAACTGAGGAATGGAGACAACAGTTTGAATTTCATTCAG GTCCTATACTTGATGTTGACTGGCGCAATAATCTTTCTTTTGCTACAAGCTCCACAGACAATATGATATATGTTTGTAAAGTTGGGGATACCCGCCCAGTTAAAACTTTTGCTGGGCATCAG GGTGAGGTTAATTGTGTCAAGTGGGATCCAACTGGTTCGTTGCTGGCGTCATGCTCTGATGATATCAGTGCAAAG ATATGGAGTATGAAGCAGGACAAGCATGTTCATGATTTGAGGGAACATTCTAAG GAGATTTACACTATCAGATGGAGCCCCACTGGACCTGGTACAAACAATCCTAACCAGCAATTAGTGCTAGCAAG CGCATCATTTGACTCAACTGTCAAATTATGGGATGTGGAACTAGGGAAACGTATCTGCAGTTTGAATGGACACAG GGATCCTGTGTACTCTCTTGCATTTAGCCCTAATGGAGAGTACCTGGCTAGTGGCTCCCTTGATAGATGTATCAACATCTGGTCTTTGAAAGAAGTAAAGATCGTAAAAACGTACACTGGCAATGGTGGAATATTTGAGGTTTGTTGGAACAAGGAAGGTGACAAAATTGCTGCTTGCTTTGCCAACAATACagtatgtgtgttagacttgaGAATGTAA
- the LOC110629281 gene encoding WD40 repeat-containing protein HOS15 isoform X3, with product MTSITSVELNYLVFRYLQESGFTHSAFALGYEAGINKCTIDGNMVPPGALITFVQKGIQYLEMEANSTCQSDADVDEDFSFLQPLDLITKDVYELRQMIKDKKKNLHKDRDKEKHKDKEFEREHERESARVREKDRHEREKESEKDRERVEKEKERDKQHENNADREMVPDQADKNNVNHEENGNSAEPMEVCTTSTSQACEIPSSDVMILEGHTSEVCACAWSPTGSLLASGSGDSTARIWTIAEGTSRSSVQNSPLNVLVLKHVKGRTNEKSKDVTTLDWNGEGTVLATGSYDGQARIWNTNGELKTTLSKHKGPIFSLKWNKKGDFLLTGSCDKTAIVWDVKTEEWRQQFEFHSGPILDVDWRNNLSFATSSTDNMIYVCKVGDTRPVKTFAGHQGEVNCVKWDPTGSLLASCSDDISAKIWSMKQDKHVHDLREHSKEIYTIRWSPTGPGTNNPNQQLVLASASFDSTVKLWDVELGKRICSLNGHRDPVYSLAFSPNGEYLASGSLDRCINIWSLKEVKIVKTYTGNGGIFEVCWNKEGDKIAACFANNTVCVLDLRM from the exons ATGACCTCTATAACTTCCGTCGAATTGAATTACCTCGTTTTTCGCTACCTTCAAGAGTCAG GTTTTACACATTCAGCTTTTGCTTTAGGGTATGAGGCAGGTATTAACAAATGTACCATAGATGGAAATATGGTTCCACCTGGTGCTCTTATTACATTTGTACAAAAGGGAATTCAGTACTTGGAGATGGAAGCAAATTCGA CTTGCCAGAGTGATGCAGATGTGGATGAAGATTTCTCATTTTTGCAGCCTTTGGATCTCATTACAAAAGATGTATATGAATTACGCCAAATGATAaaagataagaaaaaaaatctgcACAAGGATAGAGATAAAGAAAAACACAAAGATAAAGAATTTGAAAGGGAACATGAAAGAGAAAGTGCAAGAGTAAGAGAGAAAGATAGGCATGAAAGGGAGAAGGAAAGTGAAAAGGACAGGGAGAGggtagaaaaggaaaaagagagaGATAAGCAACATGAGAATAATGCTGATAGGGAAATGGTTCCTGATCAAGCAGACAAGAACAATGTCAATCATGAAGAAAATGGAAATTCTGCAG AACCAATGGAAGTCTGTACTACATCGACATCCCAGGCATGCGAGATTCCTAGTTCTGATGTGATGATTCTGGAGGGACATACATCAGAG GTTTGTGCTTGTGCTTGGAGCCCAACAGGATCACTTCTTGCATCTGG TTCTGGAGATTCCACAGCACGTATTTGGACAATAGCAGAGGGGACGTCTAGATCTAGTGTGCAGAATAGTCCTCTAAATGTGCTGGTATTGAAGCATGTCAAGGGTAGAACAAATGAGAAGAGCAAAGATGTTACAACATTAGATTGGAAT GGTGAGGGGACCGTACTGGCAACAGGTTCATATGATGGGCAAGCTAGAATCTGGAACACGAATG GGGAACTAAAAACTACATTGAGTAAACACAAAGGTCCTATATTTTCTCTGAAGTGGAACAAAAAAGGGGATTTTCTTCTCACTGGTAGCTGTGACAAAACTGCGATAGTATGGGATGTGAAAACTGAGGAATGGAGACAACAGTTTGAATTTCATTCAG GTCCTATACTTGATGTTGACTGGCGCAATAATCTTTCTTTTGCTACAAGCTCCACAGACAATATGATATATGTTTGTAAAGTTGGGGATACCCGCCCAGTTAAAACTTTTGCTGGGCATCAG GGTGAGGTTAATTGTGTCAAGTGGGATCCAACTGGTTCGTTGCTGGCGTCATGCTCTGATGATATCAGTGCAAAG ATATGGAGTATGAAGCAGGACAAGCATGTTCATGATTTGAGGGAACATTCTAAG GAGATTTACACTATCAGATGGAGCCCCACTGGACCTGGTACAAACAATCCTAACCAGCAATTAGTGCTAGCAAG CGCATCATTTGACTCAACTGTCAAATTATGGGATGTGGAACTAGGGAAACGTATCTGCAGTTTGAATGGACACAG GGATCCTGTGTACTCTCTTGCATTTAGCCCTAATGGAGAGTACCTGGCTAGTGGCTCCCTTGATAGATGTATCAACATCTGGTCTTTGAAAGAAGTAAAGATCGTAAAAACGTACACTGGCAATGGTGGAATATTTGAGGTTTGTTGGAACAAGGAAGGTGACAAAATTGCTGCTTGCTTTGCCAACAATACagtatgtgtgttagacttgaGAATGTAA